In Cololabis saira isolate AMF1-May2022 chromosome 10, fColSai1.1, whole genome shotgun sequence, a single window of DNA contains:
- the LOC133452246 gene encoding zona pellucida sperm-binding protein 3-like translates to MAFSWYCVLLLCLGAWAANAEMKLDCRPDYMALVWSDSRSQADTSLFRLGSCEPTSSTSREVVFSVGLTDCNFRQLVTGNELTYSNELIYTPSPDSYVLPFTLPVVCSYERPKDWHPVIVDPVFDTYGVENLVFHMGFMNADFSGPAESTSFPLGSMIPIMASVEQRSHQPLLLLLEECVAATTEDLEPGTDFYSIIANKGCLVDSKSTHSRFEPRQKLSELQLSLQAFKFALGQEVYIHCSLVAWDPNGLDESKKACQYVKGHGWELLDDDSYNNLCNCCEHTCKSRKARSLEPGTNGLMTKAVLGPLTITV, encoded by the exons ATGGCTTTCTCTTGGTATTGTGTTCTGCTCCTCTGTCTGGGTGCTTGGGCTGCAAATGCAG AGATGAAACTGGATTGCAGGCCTGACTACATGGCACTGGTTTGGTCAGACAGCAGATCACAGGCAGACACTTCATTGTTTCGACTTGGTAGTTGCGAACCTACTAGCTCTACATCAAGGGAGGTTGTATTCAGTGTTGGCCTTACTGACTGTAACTTTAGGCAACTG GTCACTGGAAATGAGCTAACCTACTCCAATGAGCTCATCTACACTCCTTCCCCTGACTCGTATGTCCTTCCCTTCACTCTGCCAGTTGTCTGTTCATATGAGAG gcCAAAGGACTGGCACCCTGTGATCGTTGATCCAGTGTTTGACACATATGGTGTGGAAAACCTTGTGTTCCATATGGGATTCATGAATG CTGATTTCTCAGGCCCTGCAGAGTCTACCAGTTTTCCCCTGGGCTCCATGATCCCCATCATGGCTAGTGTAGAGCAGCGGAGCCATCAGCCCTTGTTGTTGCTCCTCGAGGAATGTGTTGCTGCCACCACAGAAGACTTGGAGCCTGGAACAGACTTCTATTCAATCATTGCAAACAAGGG ATGTCTTGTGGATAGCAAGAGTACGCACTCAAGATTTGAACCGAGGCAAAAATTGTCTGAACTCCAGCTATCCCTGCAAGCATTCAAGTTTGCTTTGGGACAAGAG GTATATATTCACTGCAGCCTTGTGGCCTGGGATCCAAATGGTCTTGACGAGTCAAAGAAGGCCTGCCAATACGTAAAGGGTCATGG CTGGGAACTGCTGGACGACGACTCGTACAACAATCTATGTAACTGCTGTGAACACACCTGCAAGTCCAGAAAGGCAAGAAGTCTGGAACCAG GAACCAATGGTTTGATGACGAAAGCTGTCCTTGGGCCACTGACTATCACAGTCTGA